A portion of the Paenibacillus marchantiae genome contains these proteins:
- the spoVM gene encoding stage V sporulation protein SpoVM has product MKFYTFKLPKFLGGFVKAILNTFQKN; this is encoded by the coding sequence ATGAAATTTTACACATTCAAACTGCCGAAGTTTTTGGGAGGGTTTGTAAAGGCGATTCTTAATACGTTTCAAAAGAACTGA
- the fmt gene encoding methionyl-tRNA formyltransferase, whose protein sequence is MNIVFMGTPEFAVPSLDMLIAEGYNVVGVVTQPDKPQGRKKVLTPTPVKAAAERHGLPVFQPVKLRAPEAVARLAEWKPDLIVTAAFGQILPKAVLDMPVRGCVNVHGSLLPKYRGGAPIQRSIINGEPVTGVTLMFMAEGLDTGDMISRVEVAITDEDTSGSMFVKLSEAGSKLLQEEMPRLVAGETTAVPQDEAEASYARNLTRDDEKMDWNRTSRELFNQIRGLVPFSGAFTMWDDQVFKVWAAANPKQADVLSSSDAGQAEPGTVLQLGKNGIEVRTGDGSLWLTEVQPAGKKVMQAADFARGGTLKPGTVLQ, encoded by the coding sequence TTGAATATTGTTTTTATGGGAACGCCTGAATTTGCAGTTCCATCTCTCGATATGCTTATTGCCGAGGGATATAACGTGGTTGGGGTAGTGACACAGCCGGATAAACCACAGGGACGTAAAAAGGTGCTTACACCAACACCAGTCAAGGCTGCGGCAGAACGCCACGGCCTGCCTGTATTTCAACCAGTGAAACTGCGTGCTCCAGAAGCTGTAGCCCGATTGGCTGAATGGAAACCGGATCTGATTGTGACGGCGGCTTTTGGGCAGATTCTGCCCAAGGCTGTGCTGGATATGCCTGTTCGTGGTTGTGTGAACGTGCATGGCTCTCTTTTGCCAAAATATCGCGGTGGTGCCCCGATTCAACGCTCCATTATTAATGGAGAGCCAGTGACGGGAGTTACGCTGATGTTTATGGCGGAAGGCTTGGATACGGGAGATATGATCTCACGTGTGGAAGTGGCGATTACGGATGAAGATACATCAGGATCCATGTTTGTAAAGCTCAGCGAAGCGGGTTCCAAATTGCTTCAGGAAGAAATGCCGCGGCTGGTTGCTGGCGAAACAACGGCTGTCCCACAGGATGAAGCCGAGGCTTCGTATGCACGTAATCTGACTCGGGATGACGAGAAGATGGACTGGAATCGCACGTCGCGTGAATTGTTCAATCAGATTCGCGGTCTTGTGCCGTTCTCGGGTGCATTTACGATGTGGGATGATCAGGTCTTCAAGGTCTGGGCAGCAGCAAATCCGAAGCAGGCGGATGTACTCTCGTCGTCGGATGCTGGACAAGCTGAGCCGGGAACGGTGTTACAATTGGGCAAAAACGGGATTGAAGTTCGCACAGGTGACGGTTCTCTCTGGCTTACTGAGGTTCAGCCCGCGGGCAAAAAAGTAATGCAAGCTGCTGACTTTGCCCGTGGTGGTACCCTGAAACCAGGAACGGTGCTGCAATGA
- the rsmB gene encoding 16S rRNA (cytosine(967)-C(5))-methyltransferase RsmB, with amino-acid sequence MSGNTPGRPSGNGHKVAGDASGRGGNQRRPNTGKPGRAGNSSASPSSANGSSRSERPKTSARTLAVKVLSAVEQEGAYSNLELNRRLKEAELSPADAGLATELVYGTIARRNTLDYYLERYVAKGVSKLQPWVRSLLRISVYQMLYLDRIPEHAVVSEAVNLAKKLGHQGISGMVNGVLRNMIRNRDELRIPEHLPAAERISLEHSHPLWMVERWISQYGEETAEAICRANNEPPAVSVRVNTTMTTREKLMQEMVSTGAIVEPSRLSPDGILVRSGGNMALTSWYRDGLLSVQDESSMLVAEAVGPEEGQTVLDCCAAPGGKTAHMAEKMQDRGRIVANDVHAHKRQLIMDQADRLGLSCIDAVTGDALDLDARYPEASFDRILLDAPCSGLGVIRRKPDVKWTKTVEDIHDISNLQRELLDRVAPLLKPGGILVYSTCTIEPAENEHRVADFLDRHPEYKAAEESAWSGLETAEWKVVNGGVQILPQYAHSDGFFIARLTRIAD; translated from the coding sequence ATGAGCGGAAATACACCGGGCCGTCCATCAGGAAATGGTCATAAAGTCGCAGGAGATGCATCCGGGCGCGGAGGAAACCAACGTCGTCCGAACACAGGAAAACCGGGTCGTGCAGGAAATTCATCTGCATCCCCATCTTCGGCAAATGGTTCCTCACGTTCCGAACGGCCCAAAACATCTGCTCGTACACTCGCCGTAAAGGTACTGAGCGCCGTTGAGCAAGAAGGAGCTTACAGCAACCTTGAGCTGAACCGGCGTCTGAAAGAGGCCGAGCTAAGTCCGGCAGATGCTGGACTGGCTACAGAATTAGTCTATGGTACGATCGCGAGACGGAATACCCTTGATTATTATCTGGAACGCTATGTAGCCAAAGGTGTATCCAAGCTGCAACCTTGGGTTCGCAGCCTGCTGCGCATCAGCGTGTACCAGATGTTATATCTGGACCGTATTCCAGAACACGCGGTAGTGAGTGAAGCCGTCAATTTGGCTAAGAAATTGGGTCATCAGGGCATCTCCGGTATGGTGAATGGCGTTCTGCGGAACATGATTCGCAATCGTGATGAGCTGCGCATCCCTGAACATCTGCCCGCTGCTGAACGTATCTCACTGGAACATTCTCACCCGCTGTGGATGGTCGAACGCTGGATCAGTCAATATGGTGAAGAGACAGCGGAAGCGATCTGTCGTGCAAATAATGAACCGCCTGCGGTTAGTGTTCGTGTGAACACGACAATGACTACACGTGAGAAACTGATGCAAGAGATGGTGAGCACGGGGGCGATCGTGGAACCTTCCCGACTTAGTCCAGACGGTATTCTCGTTCGCAGTGGTGGCAACATGGCTCTTACGTCCTGGTATCGGGATGGCTTGCTGTCCGTTCAAGATGAAAGTTCCATGCTTGTAGCCGAGGCAGTTGGGCCTGAAGAAGGTCAGACTGTATTGGACTGCTGTGCAGCTCCCGGCGGAAAGACAGCCCATATGGCTGAGAAAATGCAGGACCGTGGACGGATTGTGGCTAATGATGTACATGCTCACAAACGTCAGTTGATCATGGATCAGGCAGATCGTCTGGGACTCAGCTGCATTGATGCTGTGACAGGTGATGCGCTTGATCTGGATGCGCGTTATCCGGAGGCATCATTTGACCGTATTCTGCTGGATGCGCCATGTTCCGGTCTAGGTGTTATTCGCCGCAAGCCGGATGTCAAATGGACCAAAACTGTGGAAGATATCCACGATATCTCCAATCTGCAACGTGAACTGTTGGATCGGGTTGCACCGCTATTAAAGCCAGGTGGTATTCTGGTGTATAGTACGTGTACAATCGAGCCTGCGGAGAACGAGCATAGAGTTGCTGACTTTTTGGACCGGCATCCGGAATACAAGGCGGCTGAAGAGTCTGCCTGGTCTGGTCTGGAAACAGCCGAGTGGAAGGTTGTGAACGGTGGCGTGCAGATCCTGCCACAGTACGCTCACAGTGACGGATTTTTCATTGCCAGGTTGACAAGGATAGCGGATTAA
- the rlmN gene encoding 23S rRNA (adenine(2503)-C(2))-methyltransferase RlmN: protein MKPFIYDYSLEELQQWAVENGEPAFRGGQIFDWIYVKRVNDFSEMTNLSKALREKLTEQFEFVTLTEITKFESKDGTVKFLFGLHDDHAIETVIMKHNYGNSICVTTQVGCRIGCTFCASTLGGLKRNLTAGEIVAQVVQAQKILDERGERVSSIVIMGSGEPFENYEATMTFLRIMIHEKGLNIGQRHITVSTSGIVPNIYKFADEDTQINLAISIHAPNDALRSKLMPVNRRFPFEDVMESLRYYLAKTGRRITFEYALIGGVNDQPEHAAELASVLKNMLCHVNLIPVNHVPERKYVRTSRSDIFNFQKILSEQGVNVTIRREQGHDIAAACGQLRAKHMELR from the coding sequence ATGAAACCTTTTATATATGATTATTCCCTGGAGGAGCTGCAACAATGGGCTGTTGAGAACGGGGAGCCGGCTTTTCGCGGTGGTCAGATCTTCGACTGGATTTATGTGAAACGTGTGAATGATTTCAGTGAAATGACGAACCTGTCCAAAGCGCTGCGTGAAAAGCTGACTGAACAATTTGAATTCGTTACACTTACTGAAATTACGAAATTTGAATCCAAGGATGGAACGGTGAAATTCCTGTTCGGTCTGCATGATGATCATGCGATCGAAACAGTTATCATGAAGCACAACTATGGTAACAGCATCTGTGTAACAACACAGGTTGGCTGCCGGATTGGTTGCACGTTCTGTGCATCCACGCTGGGCGGACTGAAACGTAACCTTACGGCTGGGGAAATTGTCGCTCAGGTTGTGCAAGCCCAGAAAATTTTGGACGAACGCGGTGAGCGGGTCAGCAGCATCGTAATCATGGGTTCAGGTGAACCTTTTGAGAACTATGAAGCAACAATGACGTTCCTGCGTATCATGATTCACGAAAAAGGGCTGAATATCGGTCAGCGCCATATCACGGTGTCCACAAGTGGAATCGTACCAAACATTTACAAGTTTGCAGATGAAGATACACAGATTAACCTGGCGATCTCCATCCATGCGCCAAATGATGCATTGCGTTCCAAATTGATGCCAGTAAACCGCCGTTTTCCTTTTGAGGATGTAATGGAGTCGTTGCGTTATTACTTGGCGAAAACGGGTCGCAGAATTACGTTTGAGTACGCACTTATCGGTGGTGTGAATGATCAGCCGGAACATGCGGCAGAACTGGCAAGCGTGCTTAAGAACATGCTGTGCCACGTGAACCTGATTCCAGTCAACCATGTACCTGAGCGCAAGTACGTAAGAACATCCAGAAGCGACATTTTCAATTTTCAGAAGATTCTCTCGGAGCAGGGTGTTAATGTAACCATTCGTCGTGAACAGGGACATGATATTGCTGCCGCTTGCGGTCAGCTTCGTGCAAAGCATATGGAGTTGAGGTGA
- the rsgA gene encoding ribosome small subunit-dependent GTPase A, translated as MPEGIIVKALSGYYYVMPLEDSGVPSVEGSAVQCRARGIFRKRGTSPLVGDRVSYMLTENGEGTVDEIRKRETELIRPPVANVSLAVLLFSVKEPDMNLNLLDKFLVHIEQAGLDALIVLTKQDLADPENDARDTVAEVKAMYEQIGYEVISTSSRTGEGNELLKERLAGKISVFSGQSGVGKSSMLNALMPGLTLETSAISMRLGRGKHTTRHVELIPLDNGGFVADTPGFSQLDFLEIGVEELSTCFREFAQYADQCKFRGCTHTHEPGCRVIAAKAEGMISESRYKHYEQFLTEMKDKKRRY; from the coding sequence ATGCCAGAAGGTATCATCGTTAAAGCGCTAAGCGGTTACTATTATGTCATGCCACTGGAAGACAGCGGGGTGCCTTCGGTTGAAGGCTCCGCCGTTCAATGCCGGGCCAGAGGTATCTTCAGAAAACGGGGTACTTCACCACTTGTGGGTGACCGAGTCAGCTATATGCTGACAGAGAACGGAGAAGGAACAGTAGATGAGATTCGCAAACGTGAAACGGAGTTAATTCGTCCACCTGTTGCCAATGTAAGTCTGGCTGTTCTGTTATTTTCCGTTAAGGAACCGGACATGAATCTCAATCTGTTGGATAAATTCCTGGTACATATCGAACAAGCTGGACTGGATGCACTGATTGTGCTCACGAAGCAGGACCTGGCTGATCCAGAAAACGATGCCCGTGATACAGTAGCAGAAGTAAAAGCTATGTACGAGCAAATTGGATATGAAGTTATCTCTACCAGTTCACGAACCGGTGAAGGCAATGAACTGCTCAAGGAGCGTCTTGCCGGCAAGATTAGCGTATTCTCCGGGCAATCCGGTGTAGGTAAATCTTCGATGCTGAATGCCTTGATGCCAGGTCTAACTCTGGAGACCAGTGCAATCAGCATGCGCCTTGGCCGAGGGAAACACACCACCAGGCACGTGGAGCTCATACCGCTGGATAATGGTGGCTTTGTCGCGGATACGCCGGGATTCAGCCAACTGGACTTCCTGGAGATTGGTGTGGAGGAGTTATCCACTTGCTTCCGGGAGTTCGCTCAATATGCCGATCAGTGTAAGTTTCGAGGCTGTACCCATACGCACGAACCAGGTTGCCGGGTGATTGCAGCCAAGGCGGAGGGAATGATTTCCGAAAGCCGTTATAAGCATTACGAACAATTCCTTACAGAAATGAAAGACAAAAAGCGGAGGTATTAA
- the rpe gene encoding ribulose-phosphate 3-epimerase has protein sequence MIKIAPSILSADFARLGAEVAEAQAAGGDWIHVDVMDGHFVPNITLGPAIVKAIAPHTSLPLDVHLMIENPERYVEEFAKAGAAVITVHAEACVHLHRVIHLIKEQGVKAGVALNPGTPASAIQEVLDDVDMVLVMTVNPGFGGQAFISGTMNKIKQIRSWLNEKGRHDVHIEVDGGIAADTAPLVVEAGADVLVAGSAVFGREDRAAAIAEIRSSYGG, from the coding sequence ATGATTAAAATTGCCCCATCTATTTTATCTGCGGATTTTGCCCGTCTCGGCGCGGAAGTGGCGGAAGCCCAAGCTGCTGGCGGAGACTGGATTCATGTTGATGTCATGGACGGTCATTTCGTCCCTAATATTACGCTTGGACCTGCGATTGTAAAAGCGATCGCTCCACATACAAGCTTGCCGCTTGATGTGCATTTGATGATTGAGAACCCAGAGCGTTATGTTGAGGAATTTGCAAAAGCTGGCGCGGCTGTCATTACGGTTCATGCTGAGGCTTGTGTGCATCTGCACCGGGTTATTCATCTGATTAAGGAACAGGGAGTTAAAGCAGGGGTTGCCCTTAATCCGGGAACTCCGGCGAGTGCTATTCAGGAAGTGCTGGACGATGTGGATATGGTGCTTGTCATGACCGTAAATCCCGGTTTTGGTGGACAAGCTTTCATCTCTGGCACGATGAACAAAATCAAGCAAATTCGTAGCTGGTTGAACGAAAAAGGACGTCATGACGTGCATATTGAAGTGGATGGCGGTATTGCTGCCGACACGGCTCCGCTTGTGGTTGAAGCTGGAGCGGATGTGCTCGTTGCGGGAAGTGCTGTATTTGGACGTGAAGATCGCGCTGCCGCGATTGCCGAAATTCGCAGTAGTTACGGAGGCTGA
- the def gene encoding peptide deformylase, with protein sequence MSIRIIVKEPDEVLHKRAKEVTKVTPNVQKLLDDMADTMYDAEGVGLAAPQVGILKRLIVIDCGDEQGLIKMINPEIISSEGEQFGPEGCLSIPGINGDVRRFETVTVKGLDREGKELIITGSGLLSRAFQHEIDHLDGVLFTDIAEKVYEIAADQTGPRRN encoded by the coding sequence ATGTCGATTCGTATTATCGTGAAAGAACCGGATGAGGTACTACACAAAAGAGCTAAAGAAGTAACTAAAGTTACACCTAATGTACAGAAACTGCTGGATGATATGGCAGATACAATGTATGACGCTGAAGGCGTAGGTCTGGCTGCACCACAGGTTGGTATTTTGAAACGGCTTATTGTGATCGATTGCGGAGATGAGCAGGGGCTGATCAAGATGATCAATCCGGAGATTATTTCGAGTGAGGGAGAGCAATTTGGACCCGAAGGCTGCTTGAGTATCCCTGGCATTAACGGTGATGTGCGTCGTTTTGAGACGGTTACAGTCAAAGGGCTGGACCGCGAAGGCAAGGAACTGATTATTACGGGCAGCGGGCTGTTGTCACGCGCATTCCAACATGAGATTGACCATTTGGATGGCGTGCTCTTTACGGATATTGCTGAAAAAGTGTACGAAATTGCAGCCGATCAAACTGGGCCGCGTCGTAACTAA
- the pknB gene encoding Stk1 family PASTA domain-containing Ser/Thr kinase: MIGHQLGGRYEVIERVGGGGMALVYKAQDLLLNRNVAIKVLRQQFVHDEEFIRRFRREAQSAASLSHPNVVSVYDVGQEDDVHYIVMEYVEGKNLNEIIKERAPLQVDEAVRIASQIADALDHAHHNQIIHRDIKPHNILIGRNGRVKVTDFGIARAVTSTTITQTGSVVGSVHYFSPEHAKGIVTGEKSDLYSLGIVLYQMLTGQLPFLGESPISVALKHLQEEFDEPRKFNPLIPQSVENVILKSMRKNPQERYQSAKEMQTDLETCLMPERRNETKINFPDEDDIDQTRVMPAIKPEPRGVTSTGAIPVMESDQDNNNGKPKTKNWKKPALLISLTVLILIAMVGVVWYVKGMLVVPDVKVPNVVSQTEEKARQMLQDNGLVVSDNVIREYKEGVDPGIVFDQSRNEGDIVKEGSEVQLSVGAEKALSKMIDLKNLSYDEAVKQLTELDIKEDQIQRKEEFSNDKSAGMVLSQTPGVNEEYDPAEVQIVLTVSKGSETIKMPDLKNLTRSEAEKKLQSAGLILAQVQEESSYTIDKGKVTQQWPVEAGADVNPGDKITIFISTGYPPEALNYAYNINVSPKEIGKSSKIRITFEDARGKSQEWGTRTIKSAQTLTIPLILAPNVDGVVSVYRDGQFLDTYLVSYSDAKNGTVVMPTIEPEKGADPPPTTEEPEQGGGGDDEGTVDTNQEGEPDTPVEGEGENGEADTSAMKNGNGLAKGKDKKKEVVNASSRP, encoded by the coding sequence ATGATTGGGCACCAGCTAGGCGGACGCTATGAAGTGATCGAGCGTGTCGGCGGTGGCGGCATGGCTCTTGTGTATAAGGCCCAGGACCTGTTGCTCAACCGGAACGTTGCCATCAAAGTGTTACGGCAGCAATTTGTTCATGACGAAGAGTTTATCCGCCGTTTCCGCAGAGAAGCACAATCAGCAGCTTCGCTGTCACATCCTAACGTAGTTAGTGTTTATGATGTAGGGCAGGAAGATGACGTTCATTATATTGTCATGGAATATGTTGAAGGCAAAAACCTGAATGAAATTATTAAAGAACGGGCGCCTCTGCAGGTGGACGAGGCCGTTCGAATCGCCTCCCAGATTGCAGATGCTCTCGATCATGCACATCATAATCAGATCATTCATCGGGATATCAAACCCCATAATATATTGATTGGTCGTAATGGCCGTGTGAAAGTAACGGATTTCGGGATTGCCCGTGCGGTTACGTCCACAACGATTACTCAGACCGGCTCAGTGGTCGGTTCCGTACATTACTTCTCACCTGAGCATGCCAAAGGCATCGTGACTGGCGAGAAGTCGGACTTATATTCTCTTGGTATAGTACTCTATCAAATGCTGACTGGGCAGCTTCCGTTCCTGGGAGAGAGTCCAATTAGCGTTGCTTTGAAGCATTTGCAGGAAGAGTTTGATGAACCGCGCAAATTCAATCCGCTTATCCCGCAAAGCGTGGAGAACGTTATTCTGAAATCCATGCGCAAAAATCCGCAGGAGCGTTACCAATCCGCTAAAGAAATGCAGACGGATCTGGAAACCTGCCTGATGCCGGAAAGACGTAATGAAACGAAGATTAATTTTCCGGATGAGGATGATATCGATCAGACCCGTGTTATGCCGGCGATCAAGCCGGAGCCGCGTGGAGTTACATCCACAGGTGCTATACCCGTGATGGAGTCTGACCAAGATAACAACAATGGCAAACCCAAAACAAAGAACTGGAAGAAGCCAGCGCTGCTGATCTCGTTGACCGTGCTTATTCTTATCGCGATGGTTGGAGTTGTGTGGTACGTGAAAGGCATGCTTGTTGTGCCAGATGTGAAGGTGCCCAATGTTGTGAGTCAGACCGAAGAAAAGGCACGTCAAATGTTGCAAGACAACGGGCTTGTTGTCAGTGATAATGTCATACGGGAGTACAAGGAAGGCGTTGATCCGGGTATTGTGTTCGATCAGAGCAGGAATGAAGGCGATATCGTCAAAGAAGGCTCTGAGGTCCAGCTGAGTGTTGGGGCGGAAAAAGCACTGTCCAAGATGATTGATCTCAAAAATCTGTCATACGATGAGGCGGTCAAACAACTTACCGAACTGGATATCAAAGAGGATCAGATTCAGCGTAAGGAAGAATTTTCAAATGATAAATCTGCGGGTATGGTTCTGTCCCAAACTCCTGGAGTGAATGAAGAATACGATCCAGCAGAGGTTCAGATTGTTCTGACTGTGAGCAAAGGATCCGAAACGATAAAAATGCCTGACTTGAAAAATCTCACACGAAGCGAGGCCGAGAAAAAGCTCCAATCCGCCGGTTTAATCCTTGCTCAAGTTCAGGAAGAGTCGAGCTACACTATAGATAAAGGCAAAGTGACACAGCAATGGCCTGTGGAAGCCGGTGCAGACGTGAATCCTGGTGACAAAATCACCATTTTCATTAGTACTGGATATCCGCCAGAGGCATTGAACTACGCCTATAACATTAACGTTTCGCCAAAAGAAATAGGAAAGAGCAGCAAAATTCGAATTACTTTCGAAGATGCTCGTGGCAAAAGTCAAGAATGGGGGACCCGGACAATCAAGTCTGCTCAAACGCTGACAATTCCGCTTATTCTGGCTCCTAACGTCGACGGTGTTGTCTCTGTCTACCGGGATGGCCAATTCTTGGATACGTATCTGGTGTCCTATAGTGATGCCAAAAACGGAACGGTAGTTATGCCTACCATTGAGCCTGAGAAGGGTGCAGACCCCCCTCCAACAACGGAGGAGCCTGAACAAGGCGGTGGTGGTGATGATGAAGGCACCGTGGATACGAATCAGGAAGGTGAACCGGATACACCTGTTGAGGGTGAAGGGGAAAATGGCGAGGCAGATACTTCTGCGATGAAGAACGGAAATGGTCTCGCCAAGGGAAAAGATAAGAAAAAGGAAGTCGTTAACGCATCAAGCCGTCCATAA
- a CDS encoding Stp1/IreP family PP2C-type Ser/Thr phosphatase — MIKTVHVSHIGRVRSVNEDSAWIRNLDTGYILGIVADGMGGHLAGDTASRLAVETLVQDLGTLEPGLSHASLSAALSDAILHANEVIFRTASSDDNYHNMGTTVVAALLNDTEGVIGHIGDSRAYKIANKNVIQLTEDHTLVNELFKNGQISKEDVSHHPRRNVLTRALGTDAEVKVDLDTVKLEEGEVLLLCSDGLSNLVSNEQIIQVAGNLELALEDRADRLLQLALLAGGDDNITVALFELQKEGSVISETGCES; from the coding sequence TTGATCAAAACAGTTCATGTGAGCCATATCGGACGGGTGCGTTCGGTGAATGAAGATTCAGCCTGGATTCGAAATCTCGATACAGGTTATATTCTGGGTATTGTTGCCGATGGTATGGGCGGACATCTTGCAGGAGATACTGCGAGCCGCCTGGCGGTAGAGACGTTGGTGCAGGATCTGGGAACGCTTGAGCCGGGTCTTTCACATGCGTCTTTGTCAGCCGCATTGAGCGATGCTATTTTGCATGCCAACGAAGTGATCTTCCGTACTGCCTCCTCGGATGATAATTACCACAACATGGGGACTACCGTGGTTGCGGCATTATTGAATGATACGGAAGGTGTTATTGGTCACATCGGTGACAGCAGAGCATACAAAATTGCAAACAAGAATGTCATCCAGTTGACCGAGGACCATACACTGGTCAATGAATTGTTCAAAAATGGTCAGATCAGCAAAGAAGATGTCTCTCATCATCCGCGTCGCAATGTGCTGACACGTGCACTTGGGACAGACGCGGAAGTGAAGGTGGATCTGGATACCGTCAAATTGGAAGAAGGCGAAGTTCTTCTCCTGTGCAGTGACGGGCTTAGTAATCTGGTCAGCAATGAGCAGATCATTCAGGTCGCAGGTAATCTGGAACTGGCATTGGAAGATCGTGCGGATCGCTTGCTTCAGCTGGCTTTGCTTGCTGGAGGAGATGACAATATCACGGTGGCATTATTCGAACTGCAAAAGGAAGGTTCCGTGATATCGGAAACGGGGTGTGAGTCATGA